From Saccopteryx leptura isolate mSacLep1 chromosome 3, mSacLep1_pri_phased_curated, whole genome shotgun sequence, one genomic window encodes:
- the IL37 gene encoding interleukin-37, producing MSILEESTGVKMNSGDWGRAEAQCSSEGPNVVATKPEKFSIFDQNHKVLVLDSGTLLAVQHKNYIRPETFFILPSRLSSDCKQKSPIFLAVSKGEFCLHCEMDKEKKQPSLQLKKKKLSHLATQKKNIEPFIFYRTEVGFRNSLESAAHPGWFISTCHHGEPVEMTNKRGQKRCTEFSFEPIDKVEMSPTEISE from the exons ATGTCCATTCTGGAGGAGAGTACAGGTGTGAAGATGAACTCTGGGGACTGGGGAAGAGCTGAAGCCCAGTGCAGCTCAGAAG GTCCAAATGTGGTGGCCACAAAACCGGAGAAATTCAGCATTTTTGACCAGAACCACAAAGTATTGGTGCTGGACTCTGGGACCCTCCTTGCAGTTCAACATAAAAATTACATACGCCCAG AGACCTTCTTTATCTTACCCTCTCGCTTGAGCTCAGACTGTAAGCAGAAAAGTCCAATTTTCTTGGCGGTCTCTAAAGGAGAGTTCTGTCTCCACTGTGAGATGGACAAGGAAAAAAAACAGCCATCCCTCCAGCTGAAG AAGAAGAAGCTTTCCCACTTGGCCACCCAGAAGAAAAATATCGAGCCCTTCATCTTCTATAGGACAGAGGTGGGCTTCCGGAACTCCCTGGAGTCAGCTGCCCACCCTGGATGGTTCATCAGCACCTGCCATCATGGTGAACCTGTTGAAATGACAAACAAGCGTGGGCAAAAGAGGTGCACTGAGTTTTCATTTGAGCCAATCGACAAAGTTGAAATGAGCCCCACGGAAATCAGCGAGTAG